A window from Rhineura floridana isolate rRhiFlo1 chromosome 19, rRhiFlo1.hap2, whole genome shotgun sequence encodes these proteins:
- the MAPK1 gene encoding mitogen-activated protein kinase 1, translating into MAAVSGAAAGSCANPAGGPEMVRGQVFDVGPRYTNLSYIGEGAYGMVCSAYDNVNKVRVAIKKISPFEHQTYCQRTLREIKILLRFKHENIIGINDIIRAPTIEQMKDVYIVQDLMETDLYKLLKTQHLSNDHICYFLYQILRGLKYIHSANVLHRDLKPSNLLLNTTCDLKVCDFGLARVADPDHDHTGFLTEYVATRWYRAPEIMLNSKGYTKSIDIWSVGCILAEMLSNRPIFPGKHYLDQLNHILGILGSPSQEDLNCIINLKARNYLLSLPYKNKVPWNRLFPNADPKALDLLDKMLTFNPHKRIEVEEALAHPYLEQYYDPSDEPIAEAPFKFDMELDDLPKEKLKELIFEETARFQPGYRS; encoded by the exons ATGGCGGCGGTGTCGGGGGCAGCGGCGGGCAGCTGTGCCAACCCAGCCGGTGGCCCGGAGATGGTGCGAGGGCAAGTTTTCGACGTGGGGCCTCGCTACACCAACCTCTCCTATATCGGGGAGGGGGCTTACGGGATGGTCTG TTCTGCTTATGACAATGTCAACAAAGTTCGGGTGGCCATAAAGAAAATCAGTCCTTTTGAACACCAGACTTActgccagagaactctgagagagaTCAAAATCCTATTGCGCTTCAAGCATGAAAATATTATTGGGATCAATGACATTATCAGAGCTCCAACAATTGAACAAATGAAAGATGT ATACATTGTGCAAGATCTAATGGAGACAGACCTTTACAAGCTCTTAAAGACTCAACATCTCAGCAACGACCACATCTGTTATTTCCTTTACCAGATCCTGAGAGGATTAAAATATATCCATTCAGCCAATGTGCTGCATCGTGACCTCAAACCTTCCAACTTGCTGCTAAACACCACTTGTGATCTCAAG gTCTGTGACTTTGGATTGGCTCGCGTTGCAGATCCAGATCATGATCATACTGGATTCCTAACAGAATATGTTGCCACGCGTTGGTACAGAGCTCCTGAAATTATGTTGAATTCTAAG GGTTATACTAAATCTATTGATATCTGGTCTGTAGGCTGTATTTTGGCAGAGATGCTATCAAACAGACCCATCTTTCCAGGAAAACACTATCTTGATCAGCTGAACCATATCCTTG GAATACTTGGATCTCCTTCTCAAGAAGACTTGAACTGTATAATCAATTTGAAAGCCAGAAACTATTTGCTTTCTCTACCATACAAAAACAAGGTGCCATGGAATAGGCTGTTTCCAAATGCTGACCCCAAAG CTCTTGATTTGTTGGATAAAATGTTGACCTTCAACCCTCATAAAAGAATTGAAGTGGAAGAAGCTTTGGCCCATCCATATCTAGAGCAGTATTATGATCCAAGTGATGAG cctaTAGCTGAAGCACCCTTCAAGTTTGACATGGAGCTGGATGACTTGCcaaaagagaaactgaaagaactgatttTTGAGGAAACTGCCAGATTCCAGCCAGGATACAGATCCTAA